TTGCAGTTTTAAAGCGGAGTAATTGAATAATTAGTGAACTTTGGTAGTGTAAGGATCATGAATTACATCCACATTCGTATTCTAATTGATATCAATTCTTATTGCCCGCCGAATTATGGTTATTTTTTGGAAAGATATGCTGCATAGTGTTTTAGGATTGTGGATAAAGTTTTCCTGTATTACATTCATCTGTAGATTTTTTCAGTGTGGTATATAATAATAGCACCCTTTTAATATATTGGATTAATCCATAACAAAAATGCCGAAACTTAGAATTATATCCTTCCGCGAAAATTAGCGCTCGAATCATGAGAATAATTTCGTATTTCATGGGCAACAGAATCAAGCCATTCGCAAGTATTCTGAACACAAATGAATTCTTATGAGTGATATTAAATGTTGTTTTATATCCATACGCATTCATCTTAACATGTAAAATTGTTTCGAGAATAAGTACTTCCCACCAAAAAAATTTTCCATGCCAGCGAGGCTCATCTGCATTGGAACGGAAACCTTGCAAAAAGCCATTACCACTTTTGGTGCGTGTATCCCCCCACCATTGTTTACCATGTACAGTTGATTTCAGAAGTGATGGAGAGTAAGTAATGTTGTATTCAGTACAGAACGACCGCAATATATGTTCTGGATTAGCATGAAGGGATTCTAAAGTAATTACCCGATCATCTTTCATTAAATTGCCCTGATGGCAACATAAAACGTATCGTAAAACATAGTTAAAGAGTTTTTGAAATTCGTATATATTACCTTTGCATTCAATCTTACCATTGAAATCACTTGGATGAAAATCGATACGACTACTTAAGCCATTCAGAGGATGGCGCGTCATTAGCAGAACTTTCACATCTGGGAAATCCACCCTAAAATGCTTAGGAGCATCTTTCCAGTGGATATGATAAAATAATAAACGCGTTTTGTAAATATTTTGTCTGGTCACTAAGGCATACGCAATGTGAATTGCAATAAAAAAATTTTTCTTATTGAAAGTATGCACCTTAAATATATTATAGAGATGTTGTTGGAACTCAAATGAATCAAAAGAGAAGGATTCGTTCTGGTTCTCTCCCAGTTTATCCCATCGCTCCATTTCAAATATTTTTCCCTCAAACTTATGGGAATATTCTAGCGTAAATTCATTAATCAAAAACTTGAGATCCCGATCCTTGAATTTAGATCTTTCCCAGAATTGATGGAAATTCCAAATTCCCCTAAACGTTAGAATCTCTTCATGACCATCGAGCAGACTATCAAAAAAGTCACTGCCCCCACGTGCATCTACGGTTAATGCTAGAATGGGGAGCTCGGAAACATGGTTAAAAAGCTCTTGATAATTAATGGTTTGTTCTTTCATAGATTGACTTTACCCATCAATTAAAAAAATATTCATATTGTCCTCGTAATTCTTTATTTCGATGAAATTTATAATATTTTAACGTTTCAACATATTGTTTTTCCAATCGAACCTCCCCCAAACGCACGTCCTCCCAACCATGGCAGTCCGATCCCCCGGTCATGATCACACCATACTTTAACGCGGCACATTTATAATATTCAACTTGTTTTGAAGTATGTTTACTATAAAACACCTCTACCCCATCAAGCCCATATCCAACATACCGCGCAATATCCTTTTCACCGAGGGCACTCCGGTCCCCAAGATACCCGGGATGAGCAAGGACTGCCACCCCACCAGCCTTATGAATCAGCCCAATAGCACCCTCTGGCGATATCTTAAACCTCTCAACATACGCCCTTCCTCCGCTGCCAATATATTCGGGAGTAAATGCTTCTGCTGGCTCCCTGATATAGCCCATCTCCAGCATTGCCCGTGCAATATGCGGCCTGCCGATAAATGGCGTTCCCGAAATATCACGCACTCGGTCTAAAGAAATATCGACACCAAGATCATTAAGCTTTTCTACCATCTCTACAGTTCGGTTATCACGAGCACGAATCATTTTTGATAGGAAATCGATTAGCATTATATTGGAGGGATCAATAAAATAGCCCAAAATATGTACTTCTTTCTCACCATCCAAGGTAGATAATTCAATTCCTGGAATTACTTCGATCTCCAGTTCATTACCTGCACTAATCGCCTCTTCAAGTCCGCTCGTGGAATCATGGTCAGTAATTGCAATAGCAGATAAACCTGCATCTTTTGCAAATTTCACCATCTGGTATGGCGTGAGTGTGCCATCGGAAGCGGTGGTATGGAGATGTAGATCCGCTCCTCCAATAAAATTGTCGTCATTGTTGTTGAGGCTGGCAAGTAAATTTCCAGTTCTCATCTTGATTGTCTCGTGATCAGTCATGTGTGTATTTTTCGGGTGTCCTTCGGTTTCTTTAGATCCTTAGAACGTTGATAGGTTTTGTCGTTTTCCAAGTCCAGACCTACCAGAAAAATATAGGGAACTCTCTTTTTCCGGTATCTTGTATCGTCACTTCATAACTCTTCGATAAAATTTCTGACATAAGTGTGTCTTTTGTGATATTTAGTAATTGTCGAATGGGGAGGAGTGATAACACCGTCCTTTCTGAACCAGACTTGACTATTTCGTGTTATCAGACTGCCACAACCCTTCATAGGTATCGGGCTGGAAAATTTTCTCTCCATTCCATTTCTATTCAAACACTATTCTTGGGATCCTTGC
The sequence above is drawn from the Methanomicrobiales archaeon HGW-Methanomicrobiales-1 genome and encodes:
- a CDS encoding phosphatase: MRTGNLLASLNNNDDNFIGGADLHLHTTASDGTLTPYQMVKFAKDAGLSAIAITDHDSTSGLEEAISAGNELEIEVIPGIELSTLDGEKEVHILGYFIDPSNIMLIDFLSKMIRARDNRTVEMVEKLNDLGVDISLDRVRDISGTPFIGRPHIARAMLEMGYIREPAEAFTPEYIGSGGRAYVERFKISPEGAIGLIHKAGGVAVLAHPGYLGDRSALGEKDIARYVGYGLDGVEVFYSKHTSKQVEYYKCAALKYGVIMTGGSDCHGWEDVRLGEVRLEKQYVETLKYYKFHRNKELRGQYEYFFN